DNA from Rhizobacter sp. J219:
TCGGCCAGGCGTGCGTCGCGCCGGCGCAGGTTGCGCTCGATGCGCACGATGAAGGTGACGAGCAGCCCCGCATTCAGCAGGAAGCACAGCAGCAGCCCGCCGATGTAGGGCGCCGACAGCGCGGCCACGTCGAGCCCGGTCATCGCAAGCGGCCGGTACCACTGCGTGAGCGCCGCGAAGCACAGGCTGGTGAAGCCGACGACCGTCCAGGTATAGGTGGGCCGCAGCAGCACCGAGGCCACGGCCACCTGCAGCAGGTACAGGAAGATGAAGGGGTTGGTGACGCCGCCGGAATAGAAGAGCTGCGCGCTCAGTGTCAGAACGTCGACCAGCAGGCCGCACAGCAGCTCGGTGTCGCTCACCCGGCCCGCGGTGCGGCTGCGCAGCCAGCAGGCGATGTTGAACGCAGCCAGCGCGCCCAGCAGCGTCAGCATCTCGGGCAACGGCAGCGTGATGCGCAGCGCGAAATGCACCACGAGGATGGTCACCAGCTGGCCCGCCACGGCCAGCCAGCGCATCTGGATGAGCTGCAGCAGGTTGTTGCGGCCGGCCAGCTTCTCGGGGGCCTGGCCGACGTCGGCCGGCGCCGGGGGGCAGCGTTGTCGGCCGCCATGCCGCGTGGGCTCAGGCGCCCTGCCGTGCTGCGGCGCGCCGGCGCGAGGCCCTGTACTCGGCCACTGCGGCAAACCCGATTGCCGCTGCCACCATGCCCGCCAGCACGAACCAGGTCAGCGCGTAGATCAGGTGGTTGTTGCTGAAGTGCAGCACGGTGAGGCCGGGGCGCGGCCAGTCGAGCGGTGCGTCGTTGGCGGCGGCCACGTCGACGAAATACGGCGCGACCGATCTTGCGTCGCCGAACCCACGGGCCGCCGCGATGGCCGCCACGTCCCGCGAGTACCAGCGGTTGGCCGCGGGGTCGTTGTCCTGCAGCACCCGGCCGCGTGGCTCTGACATGCGCAGCAGCCCCTCGGCCGACTGCGCCCCGTCGGCACCCGCGGTCGCCGGGCGGCTGGCCGGGTCACGCTTGTCGGGCGGCACGAAGCCGCGGTTGACCAGCACCCAGAAGCCCTGCTCGGTGCGCATCGGCGTGAGCACCCAGTAGCCGCTGCCCAGCGCGGTGGTGGCCTGCACCAGCGTCTCCTTGTCGTGGGCGTACTGGCCACGCAGCGTGACGCGGCGATATTCGGCGCTGGCCTCGGTCAGCGCTGCCCATTCGGCCGGGCCCGGCGCGGCCACCGGGGCAGCCTTCACGCGCTCGTCGATGCGCTGGATCAGATCGGTCTTCCAGTTGAGGCGGTTGATCTGCCACATGCCCAGGGCCACGAACCCGGCCAGGGCGAAGAGGCCCGCCAGCAGCAGGGTGACCCAAAGCACCGGCCGACCGCTCGCCGCGGTGCGGCTGTCGAGGTCGCTGTCGTCGAGCCCGTCGTGTGCCTCGGTGGCGGAGGTGGGGAGCGAATGGCTTGTGGTCATGGCAGGTTCCGCATGTCGTGCACCGGCATCATGTTGGCGTTCAGGTGGAACATCACCCAGATCGAACCGGCCAGCATGATGAGCACCAGCGCCGCCGTGAAGATCAGCGCGAGCATCGACCAGCCGCCTTCGATCTTTGCGTTCATGTGCAGGAAGTAGACCATGTGCACGACGATCTGCACCGCCGCAAAGCCGAGGATCACGGCCACCGTGAGGCCCTGCGACGGCAGCACCTTGGCCATCACCAGCCAGAACGGGATGGCGGTGAGCACCACCGACAGCAGGAAGCCGATGACGTAGCCCTTGGCGCTGAAGTGGTAGCCGCTGTCGCCATGGTCATGGCCGTGGTCGGGTTCCGAGTGGCCCGGGTCATGGGCGCCGTGTGCAAGTTCTGCATGGGTGCCGCTCATGGCATCACCCCCATCAGGTAGACGAACGTGAAGACGCCGATCCAGACGACGTCGAGGAAGTGCCAGAACATCGACAGGCACATCAGCCGGCGACGGTTCTCGGGGATCAGGCCGTGCTTCTTCACCTGCAGCATCAGCGTGACGAGCCAGATGCAGCCGAAGGTGACGTGCAGCCCGTGCGTGCCGACCAGCGTGAAGAACGCCGACAGGAAGGCGCTGCGCTGCGGGCCCGCGCCCTGGTGGATGAGGTGCGCGAACTCGTAGATCTCGATGCCGAGGAAGCCCAGGCCCAAGAGGCCGGTGACGGCGAGCCAGCCCAGCACCTGCGACTTGCGCCCGTGCTGCGCGCCGATCATCGCGAAGCCGTAGGTGATGGACGACAGCAGCAGCAGCGCGGTGTTGATCGCGACCAGGTTGAGGTCGAACAGGTCGGCACCCGACGGGCCCGCTGCGTAGGAGCGGCCGAGCACGGCGTAGGTGGCGAAGAGCACGGCGAAGATGAGGCAGTCGCTCATCAGGTACAGCCAGAAGCCGAGCAGCGTGCCCTGCTGCGGGTGGTGGTCGCCGTTGTCGTAGAAGACCGGCGGGGCGTCGTTCAGCACGGCGGCCGGGCCGCCGGGTGTCGCCATGGCTGGTTGAAGGGTCGTCATGATGGGGTCGTGCTCAGGCGCGAGCGGCTTGGAGGGCGAGCGTGCGCTGCGCTTCGCAGCGGGTCACCTCGTCGGCCGGGATGTAGAAGTCGCGCTTGTAGTTGAAGGTGTGGACGATGGCCGCGCCGACGGTGGCCACGAACAGCAGCGCGGCCGGCAGCCACATGTGCCAGATCAGCGCGAAGCCGAGCGCCGTCGACAGGCCGGCGATCACGATGCCGGCGGCGGTGTTCTTCGGCATGTGGATGGGCTTGAAGCCGCTCGTCGGGCGCTGCGCGCCGCGGCGCTTCATGTCGTGCCAGGCGTCGTTGTCATGCACCACCGGCGTGAACGCGAAGTTGTAGGCCGGCGGCGGCGACGAGGTCGACCACTCGAGCGTGCGGCCGTCCCACGGGTCGCCGGTCACGTCACGCAGCTGGTCGCGCCGCAGGTAGCTCACGACGAGCTGGATGCCGAAGGCGGCAATGCCGAGGGCGATCAGCACCGCACCGAGCGCCGCCACCTGGAACCAGATCTGCAGCGACGGGTCGTCGAAATGGCTCATGCGGCGCGTCACGCCCATCAGGCCGAGCACGTACAGCGGCATGAAGGCGACGAAGAAGCCGATCTGCCAGAACCAGAACGACACCTTGCCCCAGAACGGATCGAGCTTGTAGCCGAAGGCCTTGGGGTACCAGAACACGATGCCGGCGAAGAGGCCGAACAGCACGCCACCGATGATCACGTTGTGGAAGTGCGCGATCAGGAAGAGGCTGTTGTGCAGCACGAAGTCGGCCGGCGGCACCGCGAGCAGCACGCCGGTCATGCCGCCGATCACGAAGGTGACCATGAAGCCCACCGTCCACAGCATCGGCACGTCAAACTGGATGCGGCCGCGGTACATGGTGAAGAGCCAGTTGAAGATCTTCGCGCCGGTCGGGATCGAGATGATCATCGTCGTGATGCCGAAGAACGAGTTGACGCTCGCGCCCGAGCCCATCGTGAAGAAGTGGTGCAGCCACACCAGATACGACAGGATGGTGATCACGACGGTGGCGTAGACCATCGAGGCGTAGCCGAAGAGGCGCTTGCGGCTGAAGGTCGACACCACCTCGGAGAAGATGCCGAAGCACGGCAGGATCAGGATGTAGACCTCGGGGTGGCCCCAGATCCAGATCAGGTTCACGTACATCATGGCGTTGCCGCCGAGATCGTTCGTGAAGAAGTTCGTGCCGAGGTAGCGGTCGAGCGTGAGCAGTGCCAGCACCGCGGTCAGCACCGGGAAGGCCGCCACGATGAGGATGTTGGTGCAGAGCGATGTCCAGGTGAACACCGGCATCTTCATCATCGTCATGCCGGGCGCGCGCATCTTGATGATGGTGGCGATGAGGTTGATGCCCGAGAGCGTGGTGCCCACCCCCGCCACCTGCAATGACCACAGGTAGTAGTCGACCCCGACCCCCGGGCTCGCGAGGATGCCCGACAGCGGCGGGTACGCGAGCCACCCGGTGCGTGCGAACTCGCCGAGGAACAGCGAGCACATGATCAGCACCGCGCCGCCGGCGGTCATCCAGAAGCTGAAGTTGTTCAGGAAGGGGAAGGCCACGTCGCGCGCGCCGATCTGCAGCGGCACGATGTAGTTCATGAAGCCGGTGACGAGCGGCATCGCCACGAAGAAGATCATGATCACGCCGTGGGCGGTGAAGATCTGGTCGTAGTGGTGCGGGTTGAGGTAGCCGACGTTGTCGCCGAAGGCGATGGCCTGCTGCAGCCGCATCATGAGTGCGTCGGCGAAGCCGCGCAGCAGCATCACCAGGCCCAGCACGATGTACATGATGCCGATCTTCTTGTGGTCGATACTGGTGAGCCAGTCGCGCCACAGCGGGCCCCACACGCGGTAGCGCGTCATCAGGGCGAGCATCGCCGTGCCACCCAGCACCACCATCGCGAAGGTGGCCCAGATGATCGGGTCGTGCGGGATCGCGTCGGGGCCGAGACGGCCGAAGACGAGTGTTTGCAGGTCGAGGGAAGCGGAAGACATCGGAAGGCTCTCAGCGGACCACGACGGGCTGGCTGTCCGCGAGGAGGGGCGAGCCGGTCGGGTTGTCGGGGGTGCACAGGACGGTGGCGACGTAGGACCGCTCGCCATCGCGCCAGGGCTTGCGCTCGAGGTAGGCCAGGCCCTGCTTGCCCAGGCCGCCGGCGGCGTCGATCGCCATCATCTCGTTCATGCACATCTTGGCGGTGTCGACGCAGCGGTTGAGCACCGCGTCGAAGAGCTTCGGGTCGACACGCCCGAAGCGGCGCACCGGCTCGCGGGCACTGGGCTGCTCGAGCTTGAGGTAGGCCGCCCGCGTGAGCTCGTCGCTCGTCGCCTTGTGGCTCTCGACCCAGCGGGTGAAGCCGGCATCCGACAGGCCGTGGAACTTGAAGCGCATGTGCGAGAAGCCGTCACCGCTGAAGTTGGCCGAGAAGCCGTCGTACACGCCGGCGCGGTTGATCACCGCATGCAGCTTGGTCTCCATGCCCGGCATGGCGTAGATCTGGCCGGCCAGCGCCGGGATATAGAACGAGTTCATCACCGTCGACGAGGTGATGCGGAACTGGATCGGCCGGTCGACCGGTGCGGCCAGCTCGTTGACGGTGGCGATGCCTTGCTCGGGGTAGAGGAAGAGCCACTTCCAGTCGAGCGCCACCACCTGCACGACCAGCGGCTTGGACTTCGGGTCCTGCGGGTCGATCGGGCGCTGCGCGTCGATGCGCTGCAGCGGGCGCCACGGGTCGAGCTTGTGGGTGCTGATCCAGGTGAGTGCGCCCAGCGCGATGATGATCAGCAGCGGGGCGCCCCAGATCACGAGTTCGAGCTTGGTGGAGTGGTCCCACTCGGGGTCGTAGGTCGCCTCGGTGTTGCTCTCGCGGTAGCGCCATGCGAAGAGCAGCGTCAGCACGATCACCGGCACGATGATCAGGAGCATCAGCACGGTGGACGAGACGATGAGGTCGGCCTGCTGCGAGGCGATGTCGCCCGAGGGGTTCATCACCACGGTGTCGCAGCCGGCCAGCAAGGAGGCCGTCGCGAGCCACCCAAGGGCATGACCCCATCGAGGCAAGCGGTTCGTGAAGGAAGGCACAGGTGTCGGGGGCACGGTGTCGAAGGATGAGGCGCAGGGGAAACCACTCTTGCGCGTGTTGCCGCAATGTAGACAGATTGACCCAGATCAACCATTGGACAATTTGTCCCACCCCTGCGACGAGAGGTACACCTCTGCCATCGGGGTCTTCGGTGGCGTATCCTCGTCCGCACCTCTGAGCCTTCGCGCCGCCTTATTTGCCCGTGAACCCGATGTCGAGCACAGCCCAATCCCTCCCCGCCCATCGCACCAGCAGCATCCATCACGCCCCGGGCAGCACGGAGCACGAGCGCGTGGCCCCCGGCGACATCGCCGTCGGCGTGGTGATCGGCCGGGCCTCCGAATATTTCGACTTCTTCGTCTACGGCATCGCCTCGGCGCTGGTGTTCCCGGCGGTGTTCTTCCCCTTCGCGGGCCGTCTGGAGGGGATCCTCTACGCGTTCGCGCTCTTCGCCTTCGCCTTCGTCGTGCGCCCCATCGGCACGCTCGCGGGCATGGAAATCCAGCGCCGCTTCGGCCGCAGCACCAAGCTGACCATCGCGCTCTTCCTGCTCGGCACCTCGACCGTGAGCATGGCGCTGCTGCCGGGCTACGACACCTGGGGCGAGCTGTCCATCGTGCTGCTGGCCATCTGCCGCATCGGTCAGGGCCTGGCGATGGGCGCCTCGTGGGACGGCCTGCCCTCGCTGCTGGCGCTCAACGCGCCCAAGCACCGCCGCGGCTGGTACGCGATGCTGGCGCAGCTGGGCGCGCCGCTCGGCTTCCTGATCGCCTGCAGTCTTTTCGCGTACCTCTGGAAGAACCTCGACGCCGCCGACTTCCTGACCTGGGGCTGGCGCTACCCGTTCTACGCCGCGTTTGCGATCAACGTGGTGGCGCTCTTCGCGCGGCTGCGCCTGGTCGTCACCCACGAGTACGAGCGCGATCTCAACGCCCGCGAGCTGGAGCCTTGCAACGAGCGCGAGCTCTTCCGCAAGCAGGGTCGGCACATCGTGATCGGTGCCTTCGCGGCGCTCGCGAGCTATGCGCTCTTCCACATCGTGACGGTGTTCCCGCTGTCGTGGATCCTGCTGTATTCCGACCAGGTGACGGGCGAATTCCTCGCGGTGCAGATCGTGGGCGCGGTGCTGGCCGCTGCCGCGATGCCGGTGTCGGGCCTCATCGCCGACCGCATCGGCCGCCGCCGCACGCTCGCGCTGCTGGCGGTGCTGATCGCGGTGTTCAGCCTCTTCGCACCCCTGCTGCTCGATGGCGGCGCGCTGGGCCAGGACCTCTTCATCCTCGTCGGCTTCGTGCTGATGGGCCTCTCGTACGGCCAGGCGGCCGGCACGGTGACGGCCAACTTCGCCTCGAAGTTCCGCTACACCGGCGCGGCGCTCACCTCCGACTTCGCCTGGCTGATCGGCGCCGCCTTCGCGCCGCTCGTGGCGCTCGGCCTGTCGGCCCGCTTCGGGCTGATCGCGCTGACCGTCTACCTGCTGTCGGGCTGCGTGTGCACGTTGCTCGCGCTGCGGGCGAGCCGCTCGCTCGCGGCACGCGACTGAGGTTCAGCGCGCGGCCTGCGCCGCGCGGCGCACGATGGCGACCGGCTGCTCGGTGGCGCTCACACGCGCCCGCAGCTGGCCGCAGCCACCGTCGACGTCCTGCCCGGCCGAGTGACGCAGCTTGGTCAGAACGCCACGCCGGTGCAGCGTGCGGGCGATCGCCGCGGCCTTCTCCCATGAGGGCCGCTGGTAGGGCAGCCCGTCGATCTGGTTGTACGGGATCATGTTCATCACCGCGTACTTGCCCTTGAGCAAACGCACGATGCCGTCGAGTTCTTCGTCGTTGTCGTTGATGCCGTCGAGCAGCGTCCACTGGTACTGGATGGGGTAGTGCGTGAGGCGGGCATAACGCTCGCCCTCCTCCACAAGAGCTTCAGGGTCGATGCGTGGGGCACGCGGCAGCAGCTCGGCGCGCAGGGCGGGCTTCGTGGAGTGAAGCGAGAGCGCCAGCGCCGGCTTCACCGTCTGACGCGGCAGTTGCTCGAAGACACGCGGGTCGCCCACGGTCGAGAACACCAGCTCCTTGTGGCCGATGTTGCCGCCGGTCCCGAGCAGGTCGATGGCTTCGAGCACGTTGTCGAGGTTGTGCGCGGGCTCGCCCATGCCCATGAAAACGACCTTCTTCACCACGCGGCGGGTGCGGGCGAGCGCCACCTGCGCCACGATCTCGGCACTGCCCAGCTGGCGCAGGAGGCCGCTCTGGCCGGTCATGCAGAAGACGCAGCCGACAGCGCAGCCGACTTGCGTGGAGACGCAGAGGCCGTCGCGCGGGAGCAGCACGCTTTCGACGGTCTGGCCGTCGATCAGCTCGACCAGCAGGCGGGAGGAGCCGTCTTCGCCGATGTGCTCGGCGCGCAGTTTCGCCAGCGCTTGCAGGTCTGCACTGAGCGCAGGCAGGCCTTCGCGCACGCGCTGGGGCATGAAGTCTTCCAGGCGGCGCTTGCCGCTGTCTTGGGGTTGCGCTTGCGACCACAGGCGGAGCACACGGGCGGTGTGCTTCGGGCCGGCGCCGAGGGCGGTGAGTCGCTGACGGATGTCGTGGATGCGCATGGCGGGATTGTCGTCTCCTCACTGCGTGGGGGCATTGCCGGGTCTCGCCCCGGCGGGCGAGTCACTTTGGTGTTCGCATAACTTCGCTGCGCGAAGTGAGCGAACCCCGCTGCGCGAACATTTGTCGCGCCAAATGAAAGTGACCAAAGCAAAGGCGCTTTCCATTTGGCCGTGCCATATGGTTACAGGCCTCGGCCGATGAGGCACCTGCTCTCATCGGACCTCCGCACACATGCTGGACCACCGAGCCACTCGGCTCGCTGCGCATCGCCTCTCCTTCACTCAAGCACGAGGCGAAGCGAGTCGAGAGTACGAGGCCAGCGAAGCTGGCGAGGGTATCCCGGGGCCCTTGAGAGCCGTCGAGCAGCGTAGGGCTTTGTGGGGCGCGCGAAGCGCGCTTCGTGAACTGACTTCGGGCAGCTGTCTGAACGTAGCGAGCGAAGCTCGCGAAGTGAGTTCTGCCCGACCCACAAAGTCCGAGCAGCGCAGAGCAGTCCGCCCTAGGCGGACCGAGCGAACGGGGTGCCCTTTCTTTTGCCTTCTTTTCTTTGGGCAAGCAAAGAAAAGAAGGTCGCCCGCCAGGGCGAAACCCCGGCAAAGTCCCTCAGAAGTGAATCCCCCTCATCATCTGCTGCATCGCAATCGCCTCAGGCGACAGAGTCGGCTTCCCACTCTTGTCGCCTTTGGCAGCAGAACTGTCCGGGAACATCCGGAAGCTCGTGTTCATCACGATCTGCGCCACCCGCGGCAACAGCGCATGCAGCACCTCGCCCGTGACACCGAGGCGGGTGGCAATCCGCACCGGCTTGTCCACGCACGCCTCCGCAATCATGTCGGCCGCCTCCTCGGGCGACAGCGTCGGCACGTTGTTGTAGATCTTGGTCGGCGCAATCATCGGCGTGCGCACCAGCGGCATGTTGATCGTCGTGAACGTGATGCCCGTGTCGGCGTACTCGCTCGCCGCGCAGCGCGTCCACGCATCCAGTGCCGCCTTGCTGGCCACATAGGCCGAGAAGCGCGGCGCATTCGTCAGCACCCCGATCGAGCTGATATTGACGATGTGCCCCTTCTTCTTCGCCACCATCCCGGGCAGCAAGCCCATGGTCACACGCAGGCAGCCGAAATAGTTGAGCTGCATCGTGCGCTCGAAATCGTGGAAGCGGTCGTAGCTGCTCTCGATCGCGCGGCGGATGGAGCGGCCGGCGTTGTTGACGAGGAAGTCGACGCCGCCGTAGTTCTCGGTCAGCCAGGTGATGAGCCCGGCACAGCTCGCCTCATCGGCGATGTCGGCCGAGTAGGTGACGACGTTGGCACCCTTGCCGGCGGTGGCGAGGATTTCCTTCTTCGCCTCGGCGAGCTTGGCCTCGTCACGCGCGCAGATGATGGTGATGGCGCCGGCCTCGGCAAACTTGATCGCCGCTGCGAGCCCGATGCCCGACGAGCCGCCCGTCACCAGCACCACCTTGCCGCCCACCGTACCGCGCAGGCTGCGGTCGACGAAAAGCGCCGGGTCGAGGTGGCGTTCCCAGTAGTCCCACAGGCGCCAGGCGTAGTCGGGCAGCTTGGGGCAGGCGATGCCACTGCCCTTGAGCGCCGCGAGGGTGTCGCGGCAGTCGAAGCGCGTGGGGTAGTTGATGAAGGTGAAGATGTCTTCGGGCAGGCCCAGGTCCTTCATCACGGCGTTGCGCACGCGGCGCACCGGGGCGATGGCCATCAGGCCTTTCTTGATGCCCTTGGGGATGAAGCCCAGCAGCGCCGCGTTGATGAAGAGGTTCATCTTCGGCGCGTGGGCCGCCTTGCTGAAGACGTCGAGCACATCGCCCACACGGTAGCCCTCGGGGTCGACGAGATGGAAGCACTTCTTGTCGAGCTGGGCCTTGCTGTGGCTGATGTGGTCGAGCGCGCTCACCACGAAGTCGACCGGCACGATGTTGATGCGCCCGCCCTCCAGGCCGATGCTGGGCATCCACGGCGGCAGCAGCTGGCGCATGCGCTGGATGAGCTTGAAGAAGTAGTACGGCCCGTCGATCTTGTCCATCTCGCCTGTCTGCGAATCGCCCACCACGAGCGCGGGGCGGTAGACCGTCCAAGGGACCTTGCTCTCGGTGCGCACGATCTTCTCGCTCTCGTGCTTGGTCATGAAGTACGGGTGGTCGAGGTTCTCGGCCTCGTCGAACATGTCTTCGCGGAACACACCTTCGTAGAGGCCGGCCGCGGCGATGCTGCTCACGTGGTGCAGGTGGCCGGCATCGATCGCCTTGGCGAACTCGACCAGGTTGCGCGTGCCGTCGATGTTGACCTGCACCTGCGCCTCTTCGTCGGCCTTGAGGTCGTACACCGCGGCCAGGTGGTAGACGTGGTCGATGTGGCCCTTGAGCTTCTTGATGGCCTCGGCCGAGACGCCGAGCTTCTTGGCCGTCAGGTCGCCGTAGACCGGCACCGCTCGGCCCTCGCCCACGCCCCAGTACTCGAGCAGCGCCGGGAGCTTGCCCTCGCTGCCCTCTCGCAGCAGGAAGTGCACCGTCGCACCGCGACGCTGCAGCAAGGTCTTGACGAGTCGTTTGCCGATGAAGCCGGTGGCTCCGGTCACGAAATACTGCATGCGCTCCTCCTGGGGAATGTGGCGGGACCGGGGCATTCTTGTCCAAAGGCTTCGCAGCGCCGCTGCGAAGTTTCCCGAGCCTCGGCGCGCCGGCGCTTGGGGGGCTCTCACTAGAGAAAGCAGGTGCCACGCGCAGCGCTCGCTCCTATAGTGGCGCCTCGTGCCGCGACGGCGCACCGTCTTTCATCCACCACTTCACAGGAACGAGACCATGGTCAAGAAACTCAAGCAGATGGCCGACAAGAAGGCCGCGTCGCCCGCAAGCCTGCTCGACAGCCAGTTCGCCGCCACGGTGAAGGACTCGGCCCAGCAGATCTGGCTCGCCGGCCTGGGCGCGTTTTCCAAGGCACAGGAAGAAGGCGGCAAGGTCTTCGAGGCGCT
Protein-coding regions in this window:
- a CDS encoding SURF1 family protein; the protein is MTTSHSLPTSATEAHDGLDDSDLDSRTAASGRPVLWVTLLLAGLFALAGFVALGMWQINRLNWKTDLIQRIDERVKAAPVAAPGPAEWAALTEASAEYRRVTLRGQYAHDKETLVQATTALGSGYWVLTPMRTEQGFWVLVNRGFVPPDKRDPASRPATAGADGAQSAEGLLRMSEPRGRVLQDNDPAANRWYSRDVAAIAAARGFGDARSVAPYFVDVAAANDAPLDWPRPGLTVLHFSNNHLIYALTWFVLAGMVAAAIGFAAVAEYRASRRRAAARQGA
- the cyoB gene encoding cytochrome o ubiquinol oxidase subunit I encodes the protein MSSASLDLQTLVFGRLGPDAIPHDPIIWATFAMVVLGGTAMLALMTRYRVWGPLWRDWLTSIDHKKIGIMYIVLGLVMLLRGFADALMMRLQQAIAFGDNVGYLNPHHYDQIFTAHGVIMIFFVAMPLVTGFMNYIVPLQIGARDVAFPFLNNFSFWMTAGGAVLIMCSLFLGEFARTGWLAYPPLSGILASPGVGVDYYLWSLQVAGVGTTLSGINLIATIIKMRAPGMTMMKMPVFTWTSLCTNILIVAAFPVLTAVLALLTLDRYLGTNFFTNDLGGNAMMYVNLIWIWGHPEVYILILPCFGIFSEVVSTFSRKRLFGYASMVYATVVITILSYLVWLHHFFTMGSGASVNSFFGITTMIISIPTGAKIFNWLFTMYRGRIQFDVPMLWTVGFMVTFVIGGMTGVLLAVPPADFVLHNSLFLIAHFHNVIIGGVLFGLFAGIVFWYPKAFGYKLDPFWGKVSFWFWQIGFFVAFMPLYVLGLMGVTRRMSHFDDPSLQIWFQVAALGAVLIALGIAAFGIQLVVSYLRRDQLRDVTGDPWDGRTLEWSTSSPPPAYNFAFTPVVHDNDAWHDMKRRGAQRPTSGFKPIHMPKNTAAGIVIAGLSTALGFALIWHMWLPAALLFVATVGAAIVHTFNYKRDFYIPADEVTRCEAQRTLALQAARA
- a CDS encoding RNA methyltransferase codes for the protein MRIHDIRQRLTALGAGPKHTARVLRLWSQAQPQDSGKRRLEDFMPQRVREGLPALSADLQALAKLRAEHIGEDGSSRLLVELIDGQTVESVLLPRDGLCVSTQVGCAVGCVFCMTGQSGLLRQLGSAEIVAQVALARTRRVVKKVVFMGMGEPAHNLDNVLEAIDLLGTGGNIGHKELVFSTVGDPRVFEQLPRQTVKPALALSLHSTKPALRAELLPRAPRIDPEALVEEGERYARLTHYPIQYQWTLLDGINDNDEELDGIVRLLKGKYAVMNMIPYNQIDGLPYQRPSWEKAAAIARTLHRRGVLTKLRHSAGQDVDGGCGQLRARVSATEQPVAIVRRAAQAAR
- the cyoD gene encoding cytochrome o ubiquinol oxidase subunit IV translates to MSGTHAELAHGAHDPGHSEPDHGHDHGDSGYHFSAKGYVIGFLLSVVLTAIPFWLVMAKVLPSQGLTVAVILGFAAVQIVVHMVYFLHMNAKIEGGWSMLALIFTAALVLIMLAGSIWVMFHLNANMMPVHDMRNLP
- a CDS encoding MFS transporter; translated protein: MSSTAQSLPAHRTSSIHHAPGSTEHERVAPGDIAVGVVIGRASEYFDFFVYGIASALVFPAVFFPFAGRLEGILYAFALFAFAFVVRPIGTLAGMEIQRRFGRSTKLTIALFLLGTSTVSMALLPGYDTWGELSIVLLAICRIGQGLAMGASWDGLPSLLALNAPKHRRGWYAMLAQLGAPLGFLIACSLFAYLWKNLDAADFLTWGWRYPFYAAFAINVVALFARLRLVVTHEYERDLNARELEPCNERELFRKQGRHIVIGAFAALASYALFHIVTVFPLSWILLYSDQVTGEFLAVQIVGAVLAAAAMPVSGLIADRIGRRRTLALLAVLIAVFSLFAPLLLDGGALGQDLFILVGFVLMGLSYGQAAGTVTANFASKFRYTGAALTSDFAWLIGAAFAPLVALGLSARFGLIALTVYLLSGCVCTLLALRASRSLAARD
- a CDS encoding SDR family oxidoreductase; the protein is MQYFVTGATGFIGKRLVKTLLQRRGATVHFLLREGSEGKLPALLEYWGVGEGRAVPVYGDLTAKKLGVSAEAIKKLKGHIDHVYHLAAVYDLKADEEAQVQVNIDGTRNLVEFAKAIDAGHLHHVSSIAAAGLYEGVFREDMFDEAENLDHPYFMTKHESEKIVRTESKVPWTVYRPALVVGDSQTGEMDKIDGPYYFFKLIQRMRQLLPPWMPSIGLEGGRINIVPVDFVVSALDHISHSKAQLDKKCFHLVDPEGYRVGDVLDVFSKAAHAPKMNLFINAALLGFIPKGIKKGLMAIAPVRRVRNAVMKDLGLPEDIFTFINYPTRFDCRDTLAALKGSGIACPKLPDYAWRLWDYWERHLDPALFVDRSLRGTVGGKVVLVTGGSSGIGLAAAIKFAEAGAITIICARDEAKLAEAKKEILATAGKGANVVTYSADIADEASCAGLITWLTENYGGVDFLVNNAGRSIRRAIESSYDRFHDFERTMQLNYFGCLRVTMGLLPGMVAKKKGHIVNISSIGVLTNAPRFSAYVASKAALDAWTRCAASEYADTGITFTTINMPLVRTPMIAPTKIYNNVPTLSPEEAADMIAEACVDKPVRIATRLGVTGEVLHALLPRVAQIVMNTSFRMFPDSSAAKGDKSGKPTLSPEAIAMQQMMRGIHF
- the cyoC gene encoding cytochrome o ubiquinol oxidase subunit III; translated protein: MTTLQPAMATPGGPAAVLNDAPPVFYDNGDHHPQQGTLLGFWLYLMSDCLIFAVLFATYAVLGRSYAAGPSGADLFDLNLVAINTALLLLSSITYGFAMIGAQHGRKSQVLGWLAVTGLLGLGFLGIEIYEFAHLIHQGAGPQRSAFLSAFFTLVGTHGLHVTFGCIWLVTLMLQVKKHGLIPENRRRLMCLSMFWHFLDVVWIGVFTFVYLMGVMP
- the cyoA gene encoding ubiquinol oxidase subunit II, with amino-acid sequence MNPSGDIASQQADLIVSSTVLMLLIIVPVIVLTLLFAWRYRESNTEATYDPEWDHSTKLELVIWGAPLLIIIALGALTWISTHKLDPWRPLQRIDAQRPIDPQDPKSKPLVVQVVALDWKWLFLYPEQGIATVNELAAPVDRPIQFRITSSTVMNSFYIPALAGQIYAMPGMETKLHAVINRAGVYDGFSANFSGDGFSHMRFKFHGLSDAGFTRWVESHKATSDELTRAAYLKLEQPSAREPVRRFGRVDPKLFDAVLNRCVDTAKMCMNEMMAIDAAGGLGKQGLAYLERKPWRDGERSYVATVLCTPDNPTGSPLLADSQPVVVR